In the genome of Flaviflexus ciconiae, one region contains:
- a CDS encoding dipeptidase: protein MTDLATYSAAVDAALPAVRSELEDLVRIPSVSSSAFDQSELDRSAQKVTEILRDSGFTDIETIKLATESNGTGRPAILAHREGPAGAPTVMLYAHHDVQPPGERDTWDTEPFEPVEKDGRLYGRGTADDKAGILVHAGAIRALDSLGELPVSVTVFIEGEEEIGSPTFVDFLNEYRDRLAADVIVVADSNNWTVDVPSLTTSLRGVVGLEVTVDVLDHALHSGMYGGPVLDAVTVASRLIATLHDENGSVAVAGLHGYDDADADYPEDQLRNDTGVLEGVELVGKGSMASRLWTQPALSVIGLDATSVEKSSNTIIPSCRFQLSLRTAPGQQPAEAHEALKKHIVEHAPFGAKVSFGPGELGPAFQAEQTGVMETARGALRDAWQTEPVDIGVGGSIPFIADLAKVFPQAEILVTGIEDPDTRAHSGNESLHLGVLRNAILAEALLLARLAE, encoded by the coding sequence ATGACAGATCTCGCCACATACAGTGCCGCCGTTGATGCTGCACTCCCAGCCGTCCGGTCAGAACTCGAGGATCTCGTGCGGATTCCGTCGGTTTCCTCCTCGGCCTTTGACCAGTCCGAACTCGACCGTTCAGCGCAGAAGGTGACGGAAATCCTTCGTGACTCCGGCTTTACCGACATTGAAACGATCAAGCTTGCGACGGAAAGCAACGGCACCGGACGCCCCGCCATCCTCGCCCACCGCGAAGGTCCCGCCGGTGCTCCCACCGTCATGCTCTATGCACATCACGATGTGCAGCCCCCCGGCGAGCGCGACACCTGGGACACGGAGCCCTTCGAGCCGGTCGAGAAGGACGGTCGCCTGTACGGCCGTGGTACCGCCGACGACAAGGCCGGAATTCTGGTCCATGCCGGCGCGATTCGCGCACTGGATTCGCTTGGCGAACTGCCCGTTTCGGTCACTGTCTTTATCGAGGGTGAAGAGGAGATCGGCTCACCGACCTTCGTTGATTTTCTTAACGAGTACCGCGATCGTCTCGCGGCCGATGTCATCGTTGTCGCGGACTCAAACAACTGGACGGTTGATGTTCCGTCGCTGACCACCTCGCTTCGCGGAGTCGTCGGGCTTGAAGTCACCGTCGACGTTCTCGATCACGCGCTCCACTCGGGCATGTACGGTGGCCCGGTTCTCGATGCCGTGACCGTCGCTTCCAGGCTTATCGCCACGCTCCACGACGAGAACGGTTCGGTGGCGGTTGCCGGTCTGCATGGCTACGACGACGCAGATGCTGACTACCCGGAGGACCAGCTCCGCAACGACACAGGTGTGCTCGAGGGCGTTGAGCTCGTCGGCAAAGGCTCGATGGCTTCTCGCCTGTGGACCCAGCCCGCGCTGTCCGTTATCGGTCTCGACGCGACCTCGGTGGAGAAGTCATCCAACACGATCATTCCGTCGTGCCGCTTCCAACTGTCCCTCCGTACCGCACCCGGCCAGCAACCTGCCGAAGCGCACGAGGCGCTGAAGAAGCACATTGTCGAACACGCTCCCTTCGGTGCGAAGGTGTCGTTCGGTCCCGGTGAGTTGGGCCCCGCCTTCCAGGCGGAGCAGACCGGCGTCATGGAGACCGCCCGCGGAGCGCTACGCGATGCGTGGCAGACCGAGCCCGTTGACATCGGTGTGGGCGGATCGATTCCGTTCATTGCCGACCTGGCGAAGGTTTTCCCGCAGGCCGAGATCCTTGTGACCGGGATCGAGGATCCCGACACGCGTGCGCACTCCGGTAACGAATCCCTTCACCTTGGGGTGCTCCGCAACGCAATTCTTGCCGAGGCACTGCTTCTGGCGAGGCTCGCCGAGTGA
- a CDS encoding glycerate kinase — MNILLTATRVEGAPASVVLDAAAGPWKERADVDSVPVSDGEGDLCEVLAQLSGGELGAIESAGVPVPSLVSNRRWVLDLSQSWGENSRGLGVALTTVLAENPSRLVLNLPRRVFPDLGEAMLEEMGFSGVEDLATAFADVDVLVTCSAEQPLLGVNGLPRWLDRHGALSALEAQELEKSIGGRLPRSARQSLLSDDLDPKSPTSGIGGGAAMLLQAAGARTAWAGDVVAGAIAPRLTEVDLVVYVTGEIGLDLPRSLFTLADHAEKDAIPVIVIYGEGRLQRHELARFGLSGSYSYAPEGVNLAGLARAMGPISQTWART; from the coding sequence GTGAACATCCTGCTTACCGCAACGAGAGTCGAGGGCGCACCCGCCTCCGTTGTCCTCGATGCTGCTGCCGGACCGTGGAAGGAACGCGCCGATGTCGACTCGGTCCCCGTGAGCGACGGAGAAGGCGATCTCTGCGAGGTGCTCGCTCAGTTGAGCGGAGGGGAACTGGGTGCAATTGAATCAGCCGGCGTTCCCGTTCCGTCCCTCGTATCGAATCGGCGCTGGGTTCTCGACCTGTCGCAGTCGTGGGGTGAGAACTCCCGGGGCCTCGGCGTAGCTCTTACTACGGTCCTCGCAGAGAATCCGTCGCGGCTCGTACTTAACCTGCCCCGCAGGGTCTTCCCGGATCTCGGGGAAGCCATGCTGGAGGAAATGGGTTTCTCCGGTGTGGAGGATCTTGCCACGGCGTTCGCCGATGTGGATGTTCTCGTCACCTGCTCTGCCGAACAGCCACTTCTCGGAGTAAATGGTCTACCCCGCTGGCTCGACCGGCACGGCGCGCTTAGCGCGCTGGAGGCACAGGAGCTGGAGAAGAGCATCGGTGGGCGACTGCCGCGCTCAGCGCGACAATCCCTCCTGAGTGATGACCTTGACCCGAAGAGCCCGACTTCGGGAATCGGCGGGGGAGCGGCCATGCTCCTCCAGGCAGCGGGTGCCCGGACGGCATGGGCGGGTGACGTCGTTGCCGGTGCGATCGCTCCGCGACTCACCGAGGTTGATCTTGTGGTGTACGTAACGGGTGAGATCGGACTCGACCTGCCCCGCTCGCTGTTTACTCTCGCCGACCACGCGGAAAAGGATGCCATTCCCGTTATCGTCATCTACGGGGAGGGTCGACTGCAGCGTCATGAATTGGCGCGGTTTGGTCTGTCGGGGTCGTATTCCTACGCGCCCGAGGGCGTCAACCTCGCAGGGCTGGCACGAGCCATGGGTCCAATAAGCCAGACCTGGGCCCGCACATAA
- a CDS encoding HesB/IscA family protein gives MTETVAVHGVELTDVAANKVRSLLAQEGRDDLRLRVAVQPGGCSGLMYQLYFDERELDGDLIRDFDGVGVVVDQMSSPYLDGATIDFADSIDRQGFTIDNPNAGGSCACGDSFH, from the coding sequence ATGACTGAAACTGTTGCAGTCCACGGTGTTGAGCTCACCGATGTCGCCGCGAACAAGGTTCGTAGCCTTCTCGCCCAGGAAGGTCGCGATGATCTGCGCCTTCGTGTGGCGGTGCAGCCGGGCGGTTGTTCCGGCCTCATGTACCAGCTGTACTTCGACGAGCGCGAGCTCGATGGCGATCTCATCCGCGACTTTGACGGCGTTGGCGTCGTTGTCGACCAGATGTCGTCCCCGTACCTCGACGGTGCAACGATCGACTTTGCCGACTCCATTGACCGTCAGGGCTTCACGATCGACAACCCGAACGCCGGCGGCTCCTGCGCCTGCGGAGATTCGTTCCACTGA
- a CDS encoding FKBP-type peptidyl-prolyl cis-trans isomerase has translation MPSVVEEDGIVSLDFEGATEPEQLQVSVVEEGDGDVVSPEDLVVVNYAGQVWGSDETFDSSWARGSMTAFGLDMVVQGWRDGLAGQTEGSRVIVSVPAELGYGPNGGNESAGIGPEDTIVFVVDIDQKVSPDEVGDPDATVVTEADELPVNIEGDLGELASVTVKEDAEEPEETTSIVIAESDGPVVGGEGTTVYFQYSAATWDNSQNEQSIDFGGVQNATIGQGSPFDLLEGVPVDSRVLLLVPGDESTPGLAALVDVVGHLPAPAATE, from the coding sequence ATGCCAAGCGTTGTCGAGGAGGACGGAATCGTCTCTCTCGACTTCGAGGGCGCGACCGAGCCCGAGCAGCTTCAGGTATCGGTGGTAGAGGAGGGTGACGGCGACGTCGTCTCCCCGGAGGACCTCGTTGTCGTCAACTACGCCGGACAGGTGTGGGGAAGCGACGAGACCTTTGACTCGTCGTGGGCCCGCGGCTCGATGACCGCATTCGGTCTCGACATGGTGGTACAGGGATGGCGGGATGGCCTCGCCGGCCAAACCGAAGGATCGCGCGTTATCGTCTCCGTCCCCGCCGAGCTCGGCTACGGCCCTAACGGAGGTAACGAGTCTGCGGGTATTGGCCCCGAGGACACCATTGTCTTCGTTGTTGACATCGACCAGAAAGTCTCCCCGGACGAGGTTGGCGATCCCGATGCCACCGTCGTGACCGAAGCGGATGAGCTTCCGGTCAACATCGAAGGCGACCTTGGAGAACTCGCGTCCGTCACCGTCAAGGAGGATGCCGAGGAACCGGAGGAGACCACCTCGATCGTCATTGCCGAATCCGATGGCCCTGTCGTCGGTGGCGAGGGAACGACCGTCTACTTCCAGTATTCGGCAGCCACCTGGGATAACTCGCAGAACGAGCAGTCGATTGATTTCGGCGGTGTGCAGAACGCCACAATCGGTCAGGGTTCCCCCTTCGACCTGCTCGAGGGAGTTCCGGTAGATTCCCGCGTACTCCTTCTCGTCCCGGGCGACGAGTCAACGCCGGGCCTCGCGGCTCTCGTTGATGTTGTTGGGCACCTACCCGCGCCGGCAGCAACGGAATAA
- the ctaC gene encoding aa3-type cytochrome oxidase subunit II: protein MRETQQRRRGLARIGALLAVVALAAGCSDHSPSEPGKGIDVGFLPSTREMTDRTSQLIDLWNGAWFAAVMVGLLVWVLVLWCVIAYRKRKNDNQLPVQLRYHVPLEIMYTIVPIIMVGVLFVFSTRATAEMNDVSGEADIEIEVYGKQWSWDFNYLSDDVYYSGDRISFIGNEVGAEETLPTLYLPVDETVEFTVKSRDVIHSFWIPAFLYKVDMMPGRVNTFEVTPQEEGIYSGKCAELCGEYHAEMVFNVAVVDRETYDAEMERLREAGNTGSRGDEYNRQYNLQEAGNGNN from the coding sequence GTGCGTGAAACACAGCAACGACGCAGAGGACTTGCCCGCATTGGTGCGCTCCTCGCCGTCGTGGCGCTCGCAGCCGGATGTTCGGATCATTCGCCGAGCGAACCTGGCAAGGGCATCGACGTTGGATTCCTGCCCTCGACGAGGGAGATGACGGATAGGACGAGCCAGCTCATTGATCTGTGGAACGGCGCCTGGTTCGCCGCTGTCATGGTCGGCCTGCTCGTATGGGTGCTCGTGCTCTGGTGCGTTATCGCGTACCGCAAGCGCAAGAACGACAACCAGCTCCCGGTTCAGCTCCGCTACCACGTGCCTCTCGAGATCATGTACACCATTGTTCCGATCATCATGGTCGGTGTGCTGTTCGTGTTCTCGACCCGTGCAACAGCCGAGATGAACGACGTCTCGGGCGAAGCGGACATCGAGATCGAGGTGTACGGCAAGCAGTGGAGCTGGGACTTCAACTACCTGTCGGATGACGTCTACTACTCGGGTGACCGCATCAGCTTTATCGGTAACGAGGTTGGCGCCGAGGAGACTCTCCCGACGCTGTACCTGCCCGTGGATGAGACCGTTGAGTTCACGGTCAAGTCCCGCGACGTGATCCACTCCTTCTGGATCCCCGCATTCCTCTACAAGGTCGACATGATGCCCGGACGGGTCAACACCTTCGAGGTCACCCCGCAGGAGGAAGGCATTTACTCCGGTAAGTGTGCCGAGCTCTGCGGCGAGTACCACGCCGAGATGGTCTTCAATGTCGCTGTCGTAGACCGCGAAACCTACGATGCCGAAATGGAAAGGCTCCGCGAGGCCGGCAACACCGGATCGCGCGGCGACGAGTACAACAGGCAGTACAACCTGCAGGAGGCCGGCAATGGCAACAACTGA
- the ctaD gene encoding aa3-type cytochrome oxidase subunit I: MATTDDQQRIIEGDFVPGLKPKKQSLGKLLVSWMTSTDHKTIGYMYLISAFAFFLIGGALALVIRAELWEPGMLLQSKEQYNQFFTMHGTIMLFLFATPLFTAFGNVLVPIQIGAPDVAFPRLNMFSFWLFSFGGLITIAGFLTPKGAASFGWTAYVPLSTNAFSPGLGGDLWIMGLAMTGFGTIFGSVNFIATIIGMRAPGMTMFRMPIFTWNILITSILVLMAFPVLAAALFGLAYDRILGGQIYNPEAGGALLWQHLFWFFGHPEVYVIALPFFGIISEVIPVFSRKPIFGYKGLVYATITIAALSVTVWAHHMFTTGGVMLNFFSLLTMAIAVPTGVKFFNWIGTMWRGKLSFDTPMLWAIGFLLTFVLGGVTGVILSSPAMDFHIHDTYFVVAHFHYVVFGTVVFAMYAGFYFWWPKFTGRMLNETIGKWHFWLTFVGFHLTFMIQHWLGVQGMQRRIPDYMPEDGFQTYNQISTIGAAVLAISTLVFLWNVLKTHTGPKPAPLPNDPWGFGGSLEWATASPLPAHNFTSLPRIRSERPAFDLHHPEVAAMDRISGDPVTTLISEGEKK; this comes from the coding sequence ATGGCAACAACTGATGATCAGCAACGGATTATCGAAGGGGACTTCGTTCCCGGTCTGAAGCCGAAGAAGCAGTCGCTGGGTAAGCTCCTTGTTTCCTGGATGACCTCAACCGATCACAAGACGATCGGCTACATGTACCTGATCTCGGCATTCGCCTTCTTCCTCATCGGTGGTGCCCTTGCTCTCGTCATTCGTGCGGAGCTGTGGGAACCGGGCATGCTCCTGCAGTCGAAGGAACAGTACAACCAGTTCTTCACGATGCACGGAACAATCATGCTGTTCCTGTTCGCAACGCCGCTCTTCACGGCGTTCGGTAACGTGCTTGTGCCGATCCAGATCGGTGCCCCCGACGTCGCCTTCCCTCGGCTCAACATGTTCAGCTTCTGGCTGTTCTCGTTCGGTGGCCTCATCACCATCGCGGGCTTCCTCACCCCGAAGGGTGCGGCATCGTTCGGATGGACGGCGTACGTGCCACTATCGACGAACGCATTTTCGCCGGGACTCGGTGGCGACCTATGGATTATGGGGCTAGCCATGACCGGTTTCGGCACGATCTTCGGTTCGGTTAACTTCATCGCCACGATTATCGGCATGAGGGCGCCGGGCATGACGATGTTCCGCATGCCGATCTTTACCTGGAACATCCTCATCACTTCGATCCTTGTCCTCATGGCGTTCCCGGTCCTCGCAGCGGCCCTCTTCGGCCTTGCATACGACCGCATCCTTGGCGGACAGATCTACAACCCCGAAGCGGGCGGCGCGCTTTTGTGGCAACACCTGTTCTGGTTCTTCGGTCACCCCGAGGTTTACGTCATCGCCCTGCCGTTCTTCGGCATCATCTCCGAGGTCATCCCGGTCTTTTCCCGTAAGCCAATCTTCGGATACAAGGGCCTTGTCTACGCAACGATCACCATTGCTGCCCTGTCCGTCACCGTGTGGGCGCACCACATGTTCACGACCGGCGGCGTCATGCTTAACTTCTTCTCGCTACTGACAATGGCGATCGCCGTCCCAACGGGCGTGAAGTTCTTCAACTGGATCGGCACGATGTGGCGAGGAAAACTGAGTTTCGATACCCCGATGCTGTGGGCTATCGGCTTCCTTCTCACCTTCGTCCTCGGTGGCGTTACGGGCGTTATTCTGTCCTCGCCGGCCATGGACTTCCACATCCACGACACGTACTTCGTCGTCGCCCACTTCCACTACGTGGTCTTCGGAACCGTTGTGTTCGCCATGTATGCGGGCTTCTACTTCTGGTGGCCCAAGTTCACCGGCCGAATGCTTAACGAGACGATCGGTAAGTGGCACTTCTGGCTGACCTTTGTCGGCTTCCACCTCACCTTCATGATTCAGCACTGGCTGGGTGTGCAGGGCATGCAGCGCCGTATCCCGGACTACATGCCGGAGGATGGCTTCCAGACCTACAACCAGATCTCCACGATCGGTGCGGCAGTCCTTGCCATTTCCACCCTCGTGTTCCTCTGGAACGTCCTGAAGACGCACACCGGTCCCAAGCCGGCACCGCTTCCGAACGACCCGTGGGGCTTCGGTGGCTCGCTCGAGTGGGCAACGGCTTCGCCGCTCCCCGCGCACAACTTCACCTCGCTCCCGAGGATCCGTTCCGAGCGTCCCGCCTTCGACCTCCACCATCCCGAGGTCGCGGCCATGGACCGCATCTCTGGAGACCCCGTTACGACCCTGATTTCTGAGGGAGAGAAGAAGTGA
- the ctaF gene encoding aa3-type cytochrome oxidase subunit IV: MTENKNEKRGLVAETLFFIPPGAFFFIVAIAYAIVADAEPIGTMTLVSLGFMFFFVAGYLWLTSRRIDFRPSDDEDGEIEEAAGDVGEFNPHSWWPLIAGVAASVVAAGFAVGWWMFGIGIAIGIIAVIGYAFENNTGVYSH; the protein is encoded by the coding sequence GTGACCGAAAACAAGAACGAGAAGCGCGGTCTCGTCGCCGAGACACTATTCTTTATTCCGCCGGGAGCATTCTTCTTCATTGTCGCTATCGCATACGCGATCGTGGCGGATGCGGAACCAATCGGAACGATGACCCTCGTTTCCCTCGGCTTCATGTTCTTCTTCGTTGCAGGCTACCTGTGGTTGACGTCACGGAGGATCGACTTCCGTCCGTCCGATGATGAAGACGGCGAGATCGAAGAGGCAGCGGGCGACGTTGGCGAGTTCAACCCGCACTCCTGGTGGCCCCTTATTGCAGGCGTCGCCGCATCTGTTGTTGCAGCCGGCTTTGCCGTTGGCTGGTGGATGTTCGGCATCGGTATCGCAATCGGCATTATCGCCGTGATCGGATACGCCTTTGAGAACAACACCGGCGTCTACTCGCACTGA
- a CDS encoding IS3 family transposase (programmed frameshift) has product MPRKYDPELKQRAVRMVSEALPDHPTRTAAVRHVADLLGVGAEALRTWHRQAEVDQGKRPGVTTDLVAENKRLERENAELRKANEVLKAASIFFAKGTRPATDEMIAFIDTYRDRFGVEFLCATLRGAVRGFITSRGYRAAKSRPPSARQLKDELLIPEIQRLHEEHYSVYGRRKMHALLKRQGWDIGRDQTHRLMKLADVEGVRRSKKAFTTIPDSGLALPGDLVERRFVADRPNQLWVCDITYVATWSGFAYVSFIIDVFARRIAGWNVASTLKADVLPLQALEMAAWQNGGDLDGVIHHSDHGSNYMSLVYTSRVNELGAKPSTGTVGDSFDNAMAESVNALYKAELIRQRGPWKTVEEVELATLEYVWWWNNKRLHGELGYRSPLEVEDAYYTEQESRLTPVR; this is encoded by the exons ATGCCCAGAAAGTATGACCCCGAACTGAAGCAGCGTGCGGTGCGGATGGTTTCCGAGGCACTTCCCGATCACCCCACTCGCACAGCCGCGGTCCGTCATGTCGCGGACCTGCTCGGGGTAGGCGCAGAGGCCCTGCGAACCTGGCACCGGCAGGCCGAAGTCGACCAAGGTAAAAGGCCCGGCGTGACGACCGACTTAGTCGCAGAGAATAAACGACTGGAGCGTGAGAACGCTGAGCTGCGCAAGGCTAACGAGGTGCTTAAAGCTGCGAGTATATTTTTCGCGA AAGGAACTCGACCGGCCACGGACGAAATGATCGCTTTCATCGATACTTATCGTGATCGTTTCGGAGTTGAGTTCCTCTGCGCCACGCTTCGTGGAGCAGTCCGTGGATTTATCACCTCTCGTGGATACCGTGCCGCGAAGAGCCGGCCCCCGTCAGCCCGTCAGCTGAAAGACGAGCTGCTGATCCCAGAAATCCAGCGCCTGCACGAAGAGCATTACAGCGTCTACGGACGACGCAAGATGCATGCGCTCCTGAAACGACAGGGCTGGGACATCGGCCGCGATCAGACCCACAGGCTCATGAAACTCGCCGACGTTGAAGGTGTTCGCAGGTCGAAGAAGGCTTTCACCACGATCCCTGATTCCGGCTTAGCGCTGCCCGGGGACCTGGTGGAGCGCCGGTTTGTTGCTGACCGACCTAACCAATTGTGGGTCTGCGACATCACCTATGTCGCCACCTGGTCCGGGTTCGCCTACGTCTCTTTCATCATCGACGTCTTCGCTCGTCGTATCGCCGGCTGGAATGTTGCCTCGACATTGAAAGCTGACGTGCTGCCACTGCAAGCTTTGGAGATGGCTGCCTGGCAAAACGGCGGTGACCTTGATGGAGTGATCCATCATAGCGATCACGGCTCGAACTACATGTCCCTGGTCTACACGAGCAGGGTCAATGAACTCGGCGCTAAGCCCTCTACCGGGACCGTCGGCGATAGTTTTGACAACGCGATGGCTGAATCGGTTAATGCTCTCTACAAGGCCGAACTGATTCGTCAGCGCGGGCCGTGGAAGACCGTGGAAGAAGTTGAGCTGGCAACCTTGGAATACGTGTGGTGGTGGAACAACAAACGCCTCCACGGTGAACTTGGCTACCGCAGCCCGCTCGAGGTCGAGGACGCCTACTACACTGAACAAGAATCCCGCCTGACACCAGTCCGGTGA
- a CDS encoding superoxide dismutase, with the protein MAQYTLPELDYDYAALEPHISGKIMELHHSKHHNTYVTGANSALEAIAAAQESGDFASLNLAQRNLTFNLGGHINHSIFWKNLSPNGGGEPEGELMEAIKDAFGSFDTFVKQFTAVATGIQGSGWSVLAYDSVAGKLTTFQLYDQANNVPVGTLPILMLDMWEHAFYLDYLNVKADYVKAFWNLVNWQDVASRLEDAKKTVIVK; encoded by the coding sequence ATGGCACAGTACACACTGCCTGAGCTCGACTACGATTACGCTGCTCTCGAGCCGCACATCTCCGGCAAGATCATGGAGCTGCACCACAGCAAGCACCACAACACCTACGTAACCGGCGCAAACTCGGCTCTGGAAGCCATCGCTGCCGCTCAGGAGTCCGGTGACTTCGCATCGCTGAACCTGGCCCAGAGGAACCTGACCTTCAACCTCGGTGGTCACATCAACCACTCGATCTTCTGGAAGAACCTCTCCCCCAACGGTGGCGGCGAGCCCGAGGGCGAGCTCATGGAGGCCATCAAGGACGCATTCGGCTCCTTCGACACCTTCGTCAAGCAGTTCACCGCAGTTGCCACGGGGATCCAGGGCTCCGGCTGGTCCGTCCTTGCCTACGACTCGGTCGCAGGTAAGCTCACCACCTTCCAGCTTTACGATCAGGCGAACAACGTTCCCGTCGGCACCCTGCCGATCCTCATGCTCGACATGTGGGAGCACGCCTTCTACCTCGACTACCTGAACGTCAAGGCTGACTACGTCAAGGCATTCTGGAATCTCGTCAACTGGCAGGACGTTGCCAGCCGCCTCGAGGACGCCAAGAAGACCGTTATCGTCAAGTAG